The Acomys russatus chromosome X, mAcoRus1.1, whole genome shotgun sequence genome segment CACCGTGAGctgaggaagggggaaggaaactTATTCAGGTCAGAGAAGTAGCCATCACAGAACAGACTCAATGGCTGGGGACCAGAGTGGCACAGAAACTTGTCTCAAGTCATACAAGGCTGGGGTATCTTTCTGATCTTCCAGCCACTAACCTGCTTGTCGACATcaagagcacactggctgcagCAGCAGAGGGGCCCTGGATAGCTACCACTTGGCTTCCTATAGACATTTGCCAAGGGTTATGCCAGACACACTAGAGTATAGGTGACAGGAACTATCACCTTCCTGAGGGAGTCATTTGAGATTGTATGCTGAGTGCGCTAAATGGGAATGCTAAGGCCCATCTCTCAAAACAGCACACTCTTTCTCCTACAGAGGCACTTCTACAGGCTGGCTAGACTTGGACTCTGGCTGTCCCAAGCCATTGCTAGGTGTCTCTACGGTGCAGCCTCAACTCTTCTGTGCGAGGCAGAAGACAACTCAGGCCATGTACTTTGAGTAGTACCAAGCACCTAGCAAGAGCTGGGTACACACCAGCTATTATTATCACTATGAGCCAAACTGCGACATGAGAACACATTTAATGCAACATGCAGCTGTGGCCTGACCTGGGATTTCTCCCCACAATCCCAGAATGCTATTTGGAGAACCCCTTTTCCATAGCCTCAGTCACTTCGGGGTGTAGAAAGCGGCTGGCCAAACGTTCGATGTCATCCAGTGTTAGCCGGCTCAGGGACCTGTCATAATCCTGAGGAGAGAAGACCAGGTGGGTTCAGGGGGTGCTGTGataggcaggggctggggctacaggtgttAGATTGGAGGTCCAGCATTACTCTTCTCACCCTCTGTAGTTGTTCCAGGACCCTGCTGGCATCTGCTACACTGAAGTGGCGGGCCAGGACTTTGGAGATCAGCTGCcagatgggtgggggtggggagtcgaCCAGTCTGTGGGCTGACCCTTCTTCCAGGAGCACCTTCTCCAAAGGCTTAACAACTAGGTTGAGTTTAGAATTGGGCCCAATGCTGTAATCTGACAGTCGTTTCTCATCTGCCAAAGAGAGATTGGTGGTGTTCCTTCCTCACTGCTCTGGGGGTGGCTAGGGAGCAATTGTGCCACTGCCAGCCAGAGTGAAGCATTGCAGCGTTTGGCTATGGGGTGGCGGGGGCTCAGCTACTTTTCCGAGGTCCAGTGGCAGCCAGTGCCCTGATCCATTACTCTGGCCTGTACATCCCGTCCCCCAACTTCCTGTGGGGCTCCCTGGAAGGCTCTTTTCCCTGGTTACCTGCTAGGGCCTTGCCCTTGAACAGCAGACGTTGCTGGCGTACGGGGACATTCAGCTTATCCGAGACCAGGTGCTTCAGTGTAGACACTAGTTCGTCCTCCGACACCTGATCCGGCCGAAGAGGAGAGGCAAAGGCTCAGTCCGAATTCCATGGGCAGTGAAGCCCTCGCTCCCCTTCCAGAGACCGGCTCTCTTAGCTTTCCCCGCCCGCCCTCGGCCCCCAGTGGCAGGAGTGGGTGAGTGCAGCAACCCGCAGGGTAACCTTACCTGAAGGCTGCACTCCCGGCCCTGGAGCGCCTTAACGGTCAGCTGCATGGTGTCCAAGGCCGCGTCCACCACGGCCAAAGCAAACCCCAACGGTTTCCTGCCGCGTGCCGCCGCCCCGGGCGCAAGCCGGAACCGCCCGCTGCCGCCGGAAGCCGTGAAAGGGGCGTGTCCGCCTCGTGGCTCCCGCCTGCGCGTTCTTCAGCCCCGCCCCCTGGCCTTCGCGCCAGCCCCTGCCAGGGCTAGAAGCTCGGCCTACCGAGCTTTCCTCAGCTCTGGTGCATGGATGTGGGGATGCTCCGCCCAGTGCAATCGAAGGGAGGAACCTGTGGGACTAGGCTTGCTTTGCCTGGGAGCAGTGGCTTGAAAGAAAGGACCAGGAAGTCAGCTTCACACAAGGCCCAGTTTAAGCTAATTCTTACCCTGCTGGTGGGCCAAGTCAGTGCAAACACGCGGTGATGTCTCTCagatggagaaatggcccagtacCGCCTGCCATAGCCCGACGACGGCTTTCTACCTCTTTCTAGTATGGCTGCAAAAACATCCTGACTGAAGCTCGGAAGTAGTAGAGGCAGGCCTCTGCTCTCTTCGCTCATTTATAGAACAGAGGCCTGTCCTGTTGGGGAGAGCTTATAGAGAAAAGCCTTTGCAGATCTGGGGATACAGGTCAAAGGTACAACGTTTGTCCACCATAGACAAAACAGAAGGCGTGAGTGAGGAGGAGATAGTGGGTTCTGTGCAGGGTCACCAAGCCTGTTCAAATTCTAGTCCATACCTGTGCAGACTCACTCTTTCTACCCCCATCCACAGGCTCCACGGGACAAAGACTGGAAGGGACCCAagcttgcttttgtcttttattgAAATATGTTTTTGGGCAGTACCCAACTATCTAACTCAGCATGGCTTCTTTGGCActgaaagctggaaaaaaaaaagtaaaaacaaaaaacccctggaTTTGTGAGTGCATAGTGCATGAGAACTAAAGGCCTTTGGTACACAGAACTGTGGGGAGTGGAGTGTGGGGGCTGGAGGTTATAAAACTTGATCCAGAGGATTCAGGGAACATGAAACAAGCTGCTGTAGATGAATTGGCCAATAACTAAAGCCAGCATCTCagaggtaccactcagtgccACAATGAAAGGGGCCTGAGAAGCATAGTCTGCTTGAAGGCGGCGCAGAGACAACTGCAGCATGGCTAAGGCGAGCAGGCTGTTTTGTACCCCTACTTCAATGCTGACTGTCCGCCGCTGGGCTACCGGCAGCTTCAGGCATATGGCCAGGCTGTAGCCCACCAAGAGGCCAACCAGGGGCACGGTGAAGCCCACCAGTACAATGGGTAACCTGACTCCCACTAGGATGAAGACGCCCATGTGGTAGGCCAGGAACAGGCCCCCCAGGAGAAGTATGAAGCTGAAGGGCTTGATGACCTGCAGCAGTAGCTCGGAGAACTTGGGGAGCTTAGACTTGATGACCACACCTGCTGCTATGGGGATGGCGATGAACAGCAAAGTCCCCAGTATCTTGGAGATGGGCACATGGAGTGTTTCATGGATGCTGAGAAGGCGGCTGTAGATGGCTGATGAGAGTGGGAGGAAACCAGTGGCAGCCACTGTTGAGATGAAAGTCATGGATATGGCCAGGGTGACATCTCCTCCAAGGAGGAGACTGAAGAGGTAGCTCCCCCCACCGCCAGGTGACGAGCAGGTGATGATGAGGCCCAGAGCCAAGGCCTTCGGTAGCATGAAGACTTTGGCCATCAGGAAAGCATAGAAGGGCATGACCAGAAATTGGCCCAAGAGGCCCAACAGCATGGGTTGGGGGCTCTGAAGGAGCTCCTTCAAAACTTCAAGTTCCACTTTGCACCCGAATGAACACTTGTTGACAAATATaagaggcaggagcaggtagAGTATTGGGTTCTCTGAGAAGTGGCCCAAGTTGGCGTTGAGGGTAGAAGAGATGTCTTCAGCAGGTGACACCCTAATGCAGAAATCTCTCCGTTCTTCGATCAGCAGGGGCGGGGCCTCATGGAGGTCCATGAGCTGGAGGTGCAGTGGGGCTAGCCCAGCCAGACCTGAGTGGATGCTCACCACAAAGCCACGCCCACTGCCCCAGGTTATAGCACTCACATTCTTGATGGTCAGCACCTCTGTGTCCAGGGATAGAACCCTCAGTGTGGGGCTGGGGCCTGTCCCATTGGCCTGTCCAGAGTACTGGCTAGAAATCACAATGATACCCTCGCTC includes the following:
- the Ubl4a gene encoding ubiquitin-like protein 4A, whose amino-acid sequence is MQLTVKALQGRECSLQVSEDELVSTLKHLVSDKLNVPVRQQRLLFKGKALADEKRLSDYSIGPNSKLNLVVKPLEKVLLEEGSAHRLVDSPPPPIWQLISKVLARHFSVADASRVLEQLQRDYDRSLSRLTLDDIERLASRFLHPEVTEAMEKGFSK
- the Slc10a3 gene encoding P3 protein, giving the protein MVVRRSRGSSQQLPGLGGQGGCTGFLGMFGAALMLISLPLGAQVMASANVSTALGHAMPLTGSHYLSIGDGSVTEFEFPEKSEGIIVISSQYSGQANGTGPSPTLRVLSLDTEVLTIKNVSAITWGSGRGFVVSIHSGLAGLAPLHLQLMDLHEAPPLLIEERRDFCIRVSPAEDISSTLNANLGHFSENPILYLLLPLIFVNKCSFGCKVELEVLKELLQSPQPMLLGLLGQFLVMPFYAFLMAKVFMLPKALALGLIITCSSPGGGGSYLFSLLLGGDVTLAISMTFISTVAATGFLPLSSAIYSRLLSIHETLHVPISKILGTLLFIAIPIAAGVVIKSKLPKFSELLLQVIKPFSFILLLGGLFLAYHMGVFILVGVRLPIVLVGFTVPLVGLLVGYSLAICLKLPVAQRRTVSIEVGVQNSLLALAMLQLSLRRLQADYASQAPFIVALSGTSEMLALVIGQFIYSSLFHVP